The following DNA comes from Vibrio gigantis.
CCGCCGGTGTCATCAACAATATCCGCAATGATTTTCCTGAAGCTCAATACTTTTTCCATAAAGGTTTAGACCTTGGCAAGAAGTACCCGCAACACATCTACAACAGTAAGTTGGTGTCAAACATGGCACTGCTTTATATCTATCTGGAAGACTGGCCTAAAGCGCTCAAGTTGATTAAAAGAGCCAAAAAACTCTATTACAAGAGTGGGCTACTCGAAGCTTCTACCATCGGTGTGCTGCATGTGAATGAGTCTTTTGCTTATTTGCGCGGTGGTGATTTGGTCAAAGGCCGAGAAGCGTATCAAAGTGCAGCCAAACTCAATGGCGATAACGTGAGTGAGCGATACAAAATCATTTTGTTAAAAGCAGAAAGTGACGTGTTGTTGGCGGAAAAGAACTTTGAGTCAGCACGAAAAGTGGCAAACCTGTGTCTTACCTATCCGGGAGTGGACAAATACACACTTCAATTGGGGCAGTGTTACTTGAATAGAGCCTTGGCAAATATCGGCTTGAACCGAGACAATTTCGTTTTTGCCGATCTTAAGCGATCATCTGCAATGTTCGATGTTGTGGGTACACGCAGCTGGAAAGTCCTCGGTTTAAGGACACTTGCTGAATATTACGATTCGAGAGGTGATAGCGAGAACGCACTTCACTATTTTAAGCTTTACTACAAAGGCAACAAAGCGCTGCTATTTGATAAACGCCAGAGTGATATCTTTTTGTTAGAGCAAGATTTTGCGACCGCATCATTAGCTCAAGAAAATGAACTGCTTAATGCCGAAAAAGAGCTTGGCGAGTTGACGTTAGATAAGCAGCAGCTACGAAATCGAATCGTTGTCGCGTTGGGTATCATGGTGATGATAAGTGCCGCGTTACTTTTGATAAGGTTGCGCTCGATCCAGAAAACCAATAAAGAGTTACTCCAGCAATCAACAAGATGCGAACTGACAGGCTTATACAATAGGCGTTACTTGGAACAACGGTTAACTCAGCAGATGCCACATCATTTGTCGCCGTTCGGCTATACGCTCGCTATTCTTGATCTAGACCGCTTCAAACAAGTGAATGACACTTATGGGCATGATATTGGTGACCAAGTGCTAGTGGAAGTTGCTAAGCGTTTAGAGAAAATCTTATCAACAAATGATGTAGTGGCGAGATGGGGTGGGGAAGAGTTCGTTTTATTGCTAGCTGGAAACCAAGCCCCTGATAAAGAGCTCGAGCGGATAAGACAAGCGATCGCTGACCAACCGATAGAGACACATTCTGGCCCATTAGAATTAACCACATCGATTGGTGCGACAGCTAACCTAACGGAACAACAGTTAAATAGTCGCACCTATAAGAAGTACTTGAAATCAGCAGATGATGCTTTGTATCAAGCTAAGCAATCTGGGCGTAATAAAGTCGTTATCGTTTGAGTGCCCAAGTGTGGTTTATCCCCGGTATTCAAAAACCCTGAACTTCAATAACTAAGCGAATAAGAGTGCTTATCTGAAATAATACAGCTATCTACTCTTATTCGCTTAATTCAAACAATGTTTGGCTTGGTGATTTATTTAGCGACACCTTGAAGCATTTCAACCAATTCACCTTCCGTCGCTGGTTCACTAGCGAGCTCAATCACCGCTGAAGCGCCGCCTTTTAACATATAGGCTTGGGTTCCGCAGTGGTCATAGTGGAACCATTTACCATTTACACATACGTCGGTATAACATCTTGGGTCTTGTTTGAGTTCCATAGCAACTTCCTTATTAACATTTGCCTAACGTTTTTTAGCCTAGTTGATCACAAATTAAGGTAAATTGATCTAAATCAATCTAGAGTGTAATTGATGTTTTGATTATCAAATAGGAGATGTGTGTCTAGCGAAGGAGCGACTTCTCAGTGATTACAGCGATCAAAGGTCATGATTTTGATTGGTAACTCTCGCTCTTTTACTTGCCAGGTGATGCTTTTCTACATACGCTAGCCATTCTCTTAATCCCTATACAGACGTGATTGTGTTGGAAAATGACTAATATCTTTATCGTTGTAATTGTTCTGGTTGTGTTCTTCTACTTTATTCAAAAGTATGTTGTGAAGCATGATGACACCAAAGATCATGCTTATCAGAAGAAAGGGGCGCTGATGTCTGCGCAACAGGCGACATTCTATAACGCGCTTAAATCTGCAGTGGGTAACCACGGGGAAGTGTTTGCTAAAGTCAGTATGTCGAACGTTCTTGTTCCGGCTAAGACGAACAACAAGAAGAATTGGTTTATCGCT
Coding sequences within:
- a CDS encoding tetratricopeptide repeat-containing diguanylate cyclase; its protein translation is MNRNNVLGSFLLVVLMSVVLGLYLLYPTYDDDLKHIRPENPSAYSPEKALSLTQYGSALIDILDVSRGDPTLASQQLETLQTKFPEQDKAIYRAYELMILSNLAQHKLDTEAVSEYVRQIKTLAQQEHMGWLKAQSLVELAIEHISKGELAESEIQIRAAIDIAESIHYEELLIKAYNTAGVINNIRNDFPEAQYFFHKGLDLGKKYPQHIYNSKLVSNMALLYIYLEDWPKALKLIKRAKKLYYKSGLLEASTIGVLHVNESFAYLRGGDLVKGREAYQSAAKLNGDNVSERYKIILLKAESDVLLAEKNFESARKVANLCLTYPGVDKYTLQLGQCYLNRALANIGLNRDNFVFADLKRSSAMFDVVGTRSWKVLGLRTLAEYYDSRGDSENALHYFKLYYKGNKALLFDKRQSDIFLLEQDFATASLAQENELLNAEKELGELTLDKQQLRNRIVVALGIMVMISAALLLIRLRSIQKTNKELLQQSTRCELTGLYNRRYLEQRLTQQMPHHLSPFGYTLAILDLDRFKQVNDTYGHDIGDQVLVEVAKRLEKILSTNDVVARWGGEEFVLLLAGNQAPDKELERIRQAIADQPIETHSGPLELTTSIGATANLTEQQLNSRTYKKYLKSADDALYQAKQSGRNKVVIV